A stretch of the Chanos chanos chromosome 1, fChaCha1.1, whole genome shotgun sequence genome encodes the following:
- the ddo gene encoding D-aspartate oxidase, whose translation MKNVKVAVVGAGVVGLSTAVCIAEVLPYCSVTIIADKFSPDTTSDGAAGILFASEFPDIPLERQQHWFKDTFDHLYTIAVSSQASEAGVLLSSGYQIFKEIPSDKTPFWSKYVLGFRPMTDREMKRFPDHKFGQAFTTIKCECSSYLPWLEKRLRKAGGQIIRETVKDFQQLGRSYDVIVNCSGLGSRSLVGDAEVYPVRGQVLKVHAPWLKNFIRDGDGKTYIYPGSSYVTAGGTRQADDWCLEVNKMDSEGILERCSRLEPSLHGGQILGEWVGLRPGRKNPRVEREWMQVKGRQVLLVHNYGHGGWGITLSWGTALDALGLVRQSLHERPPKARL comes from the exons ATGAAGAACGTGAAGGTGGCTGTGGTAGGTGCGGGTGTTGTTGGTCTTTCCACTGCAGTGTGTATAGCTGAGGTCCTTCCATACTGTTCTGTGACTATTATCGCCGACAAGTTCTCCCCAGACACTACTAGTGATGGTGCAGCTGGGATCCTTTTTGCTTCTGAATTTCCAG ACATTCCTCTAGAAAGGCAGCAGCATTGGTTCAAGGACACATTTGATCATCTATACACCATTGCTGTGTCTTCACAAGCTTCAGAGGCAGGAGTGTTACTCAGTTCAGG ATATCAGATATTCAAGGAGATTCCAAGTGACAAAACTCCCTTCTGGTCTAAGTATGTGCTAGGGTTCCGTCCCATGACGGATCGTGAAATGAAAAGGTTTCCAGACCACAAGTTTGGCCAAGCTTTCACCACAATCAAATGTGAATGCTCCAGTTACCTTCCATGGCTAGAGAAAAG ATTAAGGAAAGCTGGTGGTCAGATCATACGTGAGACGGTAAAAGACTTTCAGCAGCTTGGCCGGAGCTATGATGTCATTGTCAATTGCTCAGGACTTGGATCCAGATCCTTAGTGGGCGATGCTGAGGTCTACCCAGTCCGGGGCCAGGTCCTGAAAGTTCATGCCCCTTGGCTGAAGAACTTCATACGGGACGGTGACGGCAAGACTTATATTTACCCTGGCTCGAGTTACGTCACTGCGGGGGGAACCCGGCAAGCGGACGACTGGTGTCTGGAAGTGAATAAGATGGACAGCGAGGGGATTTTGGAGCGCTGTAGCCGTTTAGAACCCTCTCTGCATGGTGGGCAGATTCTGGGGGAGTGGGTGGGCCTGAGACCTGGCAGAAAAAATCCTAGGGTGGAGAGGGAGTGGATGCAGGTGAAGGGTCGCCAGGTGCTGCTGGTGCACAACTATGGCCACGGTGGCTGGGGCATTACGCTGAGCTGGGGTACAGCGCTGGACGCACTTGGGCTCGTGAGGCAGAGCCTACATGAGCGGCCGCCTAAAGCTAGACTTTGA